A part of Micromonospora chersina genomic DNA contains:
- a CDS encoding DinB family protein codes for MSEASPQPSPSADSTEAQSLLSVLERNRRTFAWKTSGLDEQGLRATTAASAMTLGGLVKHVALVEADWLAVKLAGQEYGAPWDTVDFDADPDWEWRTGALDSPEDVYALWRAAVERSRELVAAVIRERGLDGPASFTWPDGRTPTVRAMLLDMVEEYARHTGHADILREAVDGRVGEGAPPDFTI; via the coding sequence ATGAGCGAAGCGTCTCCGCAGCCCTCCCCGTCGGCGGACTCCACCGAGGCCCAGTCCCTGTTGTCGGTTCTCGAGCGCAACCGGCGCACCTTCGCCTGGAAGACGTCGGGACTCGACGAGCAGGGTCTGCGCGCGACCACCGCCGCCAGTGCCATGACCCTCGGTGGTCTCGTCAAGCATGTGGCGTTGGTCGAGGCCGACTGGCTGGCCGTCAAGCTCGCCGGACAGGAGTACGGAGCCCCGTGGGACACCGTGGATTTCGACGCCGACCCCGACTGGGAATGGCGCACCGGGGCGCTGGACTCTCCGGAAGATGTCTACGCGCTGTGGCGAGCAGCCGTCGAGCGTTCGCGCGAGCTCGTGGCTGCGGTCATCAGGGAGCGCGGGCTCGACGGGCCGGCGTCCTTCACCTGGCCGGACGGCCGCACGCCCACAGTGCGCGCGATGCTCCTGGACATGGTTGAGGAGTACGCACGACACACGGGCCACGCGGACATCCTCCGAGAGGCGGTGGACGGCCGCGTGGGTGAAGGCGCGCCCCCGGACTTCACCATCTAG
- a CDS encoding zf-HC2 domain-containing protein: protein MACEQWREILSAQLDGEASRSESEAADAHLAGCAGCRGWFEAAAGVTRRARTQLAPQVPDLVDAVLAAAPPPRPGWRERLALGLRGVLGLLGAVQLVLGLAQVGRETVIDHGHAAGQHLWHESAAWNVAVGAGFLYVALRRSAPAGLLPMLSAFVATLVLLSVNDLITGQVAVQRLVSHGFLLVGWVVMVLLARPRWRPGGTPPRQGRPAGSRWSLRTEEPPEPAPLRLLPPAPYAAQARHRRAA, encoded by the coding sequence ATGGCGTGTGAGCAGTGGCGGGAGATCCTGTCGGCGCAGCTCGACGGGGAGGCGTCCCGGTCGGAGAGCGAGGCGGCCGACGCGCACCTGGCGGGCTGCGCCGGCTGCCGGGGTTGGTTCGAGGCGGCCGCCGGGGTGACCCGGCGGGCCCGTACGCAGCTCGCCCCGCAGGTGCCCGACCTCGTCGACGCGGTGCTCGCCGCCGCGCCGCCGCCCCGGCCCGGGTGGCGGGAGCGGCTGGCGCTGGGGCTGCGCGGGGTGCTCGGGCTGCTCGGCGCGGTCCAGCTCGTGCTCGGCCTGGCCCAGGTGGGCCGCGAGACCGTGATCGACCACGGGCACGCCGCCGGCCAGCACCTGTGGCACGAGTCGGCCGCGTGGAACGTGGCGGTGGGAGCCGGCTTCCTGTACGTGGCGCTGCGGCGCTCCGCCCCGGCGGGGCTGCTGCCGATGCTGAGCGCGTTCGTCGCCACCCTGGTGCTGCTGTCGGTGAACGACCTGATCACCGGGCAGGTGGCGGTGCAGCGGCTGGTCAGCCACGGCTTCCTGCTGGTCGGCTGGGTGGTGATGGTGCTGCTCGCCCGGCCCCGGTGGCGCCCCGGCGGCACGCCGCCCCGCCAGGGCCGCCCGGCCGGGTCGCGCTGGTCCCTGCGTACGGAGGAGCCGCCGGAGCCGGCCCCGCTGCGCCTGCTGCCGCCCGCGCCGTACGCCGCGCAGGCCCGCCACCGCCGGGCCGCCTGA
- a CDS encoding sigma-70 family RNA polymerase sigma factor: protein MSPEADDEEVTRWAHRAGRGDQQAAAAFVRALQGPVWRFLAHLAGPAEADDLTQETFLRALRGLPGFAGRSAARTWVFTIARRVAVDHVRAATARPRVAALPDWQAAAEAAGAVTPGGDDAITLRGLIAGLAPERREAFVATQVVGLSYAEAAQVCGCPVGTIRSRVARAREDLVAAWQGDARPARGGRAV, encoded by the coding sequence ATGAGTCCCGAGGCCGACGACGAGGAGGTGACCCGGTGGGCGCACCGGGCCGGCCGGGGCGACCAGCAGGCCGCCGCCGCGTTCGTCCGGGCCCTCCAGGGCCCGGTGTGGCGCTTCCTCGCGCACCTGGCCGGCCCTGCGGAGGCCGACGACCTGACCCAGGAGACGTTCCTGCGCGCGCTGCGCGGCCTGCCCGGTTTCGCCGGCCGGTCGGCGGCGCGCACCTGGGTCTTCACCATCGCGCGGCGGGTCGCCGTGGACCACGTCCGGGCCGCCACGGCACGTCCCCGGGTCGCCGCCCTGCCCGACTGGCAGGCCGCGGCCGAGGCGGCCGGCGCGGTCACCCCGGGCGGGGACGACGCGATCACCCTGCGCGGGCTCATCGCCGGGCTCGCTCCGGAGCGGCGGGAGGCGTTCGTCGCCACCCAGGTGGTCGGCCTCTCCTACGCCGAGGCGGCCCAGGTGTGCGGCTGCCCGGTCGGCACCATCCGCTCCCGGGTGGCCCGGGCCCGCGAGGACCTGGTCGCCGCCTGGCAGGGCGACGCCCGACCGGCCCGGGGCGGCCGCGCGGTCTGA
- a CDS encoding molybdenum cofactor biosysynthesis protein, whose protein sequence is MPEIVQLLASPVHRYVGRPADGPAPAPPGELVEEVRIRAGLGVVGDRYFGRPAHREASVTLIAQESLPAGADLTQVRRNVLTSGIAVDEMVGRVLTLDSGDGPVSLRVHRAAPPCAWLDVTIAPGTWKALRGRGGVRCSPLTDGVLRVGPVEVTVSS, encoded by the coding sequence ATGCCCGAGATCGTCCAGTTACTCGCCTCGCCGGTGCACCGCTACGTGGGCCGGCCGGCGGACGGCCCGGCCCCGGCGCCGCCCGGCGAGCTGGTGGAGGAGGTCCGGATCCGGGCCGGGCTGGGCGTCGTGGGCGACCGCTACTTCGGCCGGCCGGCGCACCGTGAGGCGAGCGTGACGCTGATCGCGCAGGAGTCCCTGCCTGCCGGCGCCGACCTCACCCAGGTCCGGCGCAACGTGCTGACCAGCGGCATCGCCGTGGACGAGATGGTCGGCCGGGTGCTCACCCTGGACTCCGGCGACGGGCCGGTCAGCCTGCGGGTGCACCGGGCCGCCCCGCCCTGCGCCTGGCTGGACGTCACCATCGCGCCCGGCACCTGGAAGGCGCTGCGCGGCCGGGGCGGCGTGCGCTGCTCCCCGCTCACCGACGGCGTGCTGCGGGTCGGGCCCGTCGAGGTCACCGTCAGCTCCTGA